The following are encoded in a window of Flavobacteriales bacterium genomic DNA:
- a CDS encoding DUF3098 domain-containing protein, whose protein sequence is MARNTNWNDMPFTATNYRLLLIGLAVVAVGFILMSGGGSGDPEVFDESTIFHPRRITVAPIVTLAGYLFIVYAILKRTRDDEAAQ, encoded by the coding sequence ATGGCCCGCAACACGAATTGGAACGACATGCCTTTCACGGCCACGAACTACAGGCTGCTGCTCATCGGCCTGGCGGTGGTGGCGGTCGGGTTCATCCTCATGAGCGGCGGCGGCAGCGGCGACCCGGAGGTCTTCGATGAGAGCACCATCTTCCATCCTCGGAGGATCACCGTGGCGCCGATCGTCACGCTGGCCGGCTACCTCTTCATCGTTTACGCCATCCTGAAGCGCACCCGCGACGACGAGGCCGCCCAATGA
- a CDS encoding permease-like cell division protein FtsX, giving the protein MGIDRHYRARVRTAGVSSVIGIGLVLTMLGVLGFLVLNAQALEHYFKENVRVELFLKRDLKEADVMRFRKELDTELFTRETRYVTADEAAERLKEDLGEDFLGVLGSNPLLPSVELRLKASHAAPDSLRWIVEQLKNDTRVQEVAYNAAVVENIDANMRRLGLVVLGFTALLLVIAVALINNTIRLAIYSKRFLIRTMHLVGATQWFIKRPFLGQSFWQGVFGALLALGLLAGLLQLLKRYVPDVLAFTDMPTLALLFATVLATGLLIALASTWFAVGRYLRMDHNDIHWS; this is encoded by the coding sequence ATGGGCATCGACAGGCATTACCGTGCACGCGTCCGCACCGCCGGCGTAAGCAGCGTCATCGGCATCGGACTGGTCCTCACCATGCTGGGCGTACTGGGTTTCCTGGTGCTGAACGCGCAGGCCCTGGAGCACTACTTCAAGGAGAACGTGCGCGTGGAACTTTTCCTGAAACGCGACCTGAAGGAGGCCGACGTGATGCGCTTCCGCAAGGAACTGGACACCGAACTCTTCACACGGGAGACGCGCTACGTGACCGCTGACGAGGCCGCGGAACGCCTGAAGGAGGACCTGGGCGAGGATTTCCTGGGCGTGCTCGGCAGCAACCCGCTGCTGCCCTCGGTGGAACTGCGCCTGAAGGCGAGCCATGCGGCGCCGGACAGCCTGCGCTGGATCGTGGAGCAACTGAAGAACGACACGCGCGTGCAGGAGGTGGCCTACAACGCGGCCGTGGTGGAGAACATCGACGCGAACATGCGGCGGCTGGGCCTGGTGGTGCTGGGCTTCACGGCCCTGCTGCTGGTGATCGCCGTGGCGTTGATCAACAACACCATCCGGCTGGCCATCTACAGCAAGCGCTTCCTGATCCGCACCATGCACCTGGTGGGCGCCACGCAATGGTTCATCAAGCGGCCCTTCCTGGGGCAGAGTTTCTGGCAGGGCGTCTTCGGCGCCTTGCTGGCGCTGGGCCTGCTGGCCGGGCTGCTGCAATTGCTGAAGCGTTACGTGCCCGACGTGCTGGCCTTCACCGACATGCCGACCCTGGCGCTGCTCTTCGCCACGGTGCTGGCCACCGGCCTGCTCATCGCCCTGGCGAGCACCTGGTTCGCCGTGGGCCGCTACCTTCGCATGGACCACAACGACATACACTGGAGCTGA
- a CDS encoding transcriptional regulator has product MSLLVAVEEGDFNFLLEKTGATRGNLSVQIGKLKEAGYITVVKGYKDNYPHTRCSITAQGIKAFEKYVAALKDYLGE; this is encoded by the coding sequence ATGAGCCTGCTGGTGGCCGTGGAGGAAGGCGACTTCAACTTTCTGTTGGAGAAGACCGGCGCCACGCGCGGCAATCTCAGTGTGCAGATCGGCAAGCTGAAGGAGGCGGGCTACATCACGGTGGTGAAGGGCTACAAGGACAACTATCCGCACACGCGCTGCAGCATCACGGCCCAGGGGATCAAGGCCTTTGAGAAATATGTGGCGGCGTTGAAGGACTATCTTGGCGAATGA
- a CDS encoding NAD-dependent dehydratase — MSRSLLVAGPTGLIGSTVLKLALVDDRFSRVIALTRRPLGTHHPKLEEWRHEELLQALRPERLDAVVCCLGTTIRKVGGDKAKFVHVDKDLVVGLGRWAKSQGIPVLGVVSAIGADPRSRVFYNRVKGEMEAELKALELPALHLFQPSILTGPRQEHRAGERIGIALGRLFAPLLPARYKPMPHDVLAQALLNATHLDQGGTHTYQEILALAGDQKLTKRS, encoded by the coding sequence ATGTCACGCTCCCTGCTTGTCGCAGGCCCCACCGGTCTGATCGGTTCCACGGTCCTCAAGCTCGCCCTGGTTGATGATCGCTTCAGCAGGGTGATCGCCCTCACACGGAGGCCGTTGGGAACGCATCATCCCAAGCTGGAGGAATGGCGCCATGAGGAACTCCTGCAAGCGCTCCGTCCCGAGCGGTTGGACGCGGTGGTCTGCTGCCTGGGCACCACCATCCGCAAGGTGGGTGGCGACAAGGCGAAGTTCGTCCACGTGGACAAGGATCTGGTGGTGGGCCTCGGGCGCTGGGCGAAGTCGCAAGGAATTCCCGTGTTAGGTGTTGTCAGTGCGATCGGCGCCGATCCACGGTCGCGCGTCTTCTACAACCGGGTAAAGGGTGAAATGGAAGCGGAGTTGAAGGCGCTGGAGCTCCCTGCGTTGCACTTGTTCCAGCCTTCCATCCTCACCGGCCCGCGACAGGAACACCGGGCCGGTGAGCGCATCGGCATCGCGCTGGGCCGGCTCTTCGCGCCCCTGCTTCCCGCTCGTTACAAGCCCATGCCGCATGATGTGCTGGCCCAAGCCCTGTTGAATGCCACACATCTGGACCAGGGTGGCACGCACACCTACCAGGAGATCCTCGCGCTGGCCGGGGATCAGAAGCTCACCAAGCGCTCCTGA
- a CDS encoding leucine--tRNA ligase gives MAYEHKRIEEKWQDEWRKRGTYRVSEDPLSGGPKYYVLDMFPYPSGAGLHVGHPLGYIASDIVARYKRHTGHNVLHPMGYDSFGLPAEQYAIQTGQHPAKTTAENIARYRDQLDRIGFSFDWSREVRTSDPAYYKWTQWIFLQLFDSWYDHGQQKARPLVELVERFARQGWDASDTCVLTGDIEEDLEAFSAADWNAFEERTQQRILQHFRLAYLSEAWVNWCPALGTVLANDEVKDGVSERGGHPVERKRMPQWSMRITAYAQRLLDGLDGLDWSDSIKEAQRNWIGRSEGALVRFKLKDAIGDIEVFTTRPDTLFGVTFVTLAPEHELVEVITPADRRDEVMAYVNTAKNRSERDRMADVKKVSGVFTGAYVSHPFTGQDIPIWVGDYVLAGYGTGAVMAVPGGDQRDWNFATHFGLSIVAVTEGADITQGADESKEGTICSEGFLKGTPVKEAIPRAIAELVKLGAGERRINFRLRDAAFGRQRYWGEPIPIYYKDGVPCAMPESALPLELPEVDKFLPTAEGEPPLARAANWTYEGHPLETTTMPGWAGSSWYFLRYMDPKNEGRFASPEAIDYWQQVDLYMGGSEHATGHLLYFRFWTKFLYDRGWIPFDEPAKKLVNQGMIQGVSAKATVILAIDWNPRVNAGEEILTRNDRGLRPMISESIARELDQTGHADELSTQWGSYTGQTRSFAWNKGSVYVPIDYVGEKDTVDVQKLTQDPSFSEFEVVTGPESVFIVRREVEKMSKSKFNVVNPDDIISKYGADTLRLYEMFLGPLEQSKPWDTNGIEGTFRFLKKFWNLFHGADDAFTVSDDAPTKPELKTLHATLKKVTEDIERMSFNTSVAQFMIAANELVALKCNKRAVLEPLVVALAPFAPHIAEELWERLGHTTSVTVAVWPQWDAQYLVEDNFSYPISFNGKTRLQLEFPVALSQQEVETAVLANPEVQARLEGKAPKKVIVVPKRIVNIVV, from the coding sequence ATGGCCTACGAGCACAAGAGGATAGAGGAAAAGTGGCAGGACGAATGGCGGAAGCGCGGCACCTACCGGGTGAGCGAGGATCCGCTGTCGGGCGGACCCAAGTATTACGTGCTGGACATGTTCCCCTACCCCAGCGGCGCCGGCCTGCATGTGGGGCACCCGCTTGGCTACATCGCCAGCGACATCGTGGCGCGCTACAAGCGGCACACCGGCCACAATGTGCTGCACCCCATGGGCTACGACAGCTTCGGCCTGCCCGCCGAACAGTATGCCATCCAGACCGGCCAGCATCCTGCGAAGACCACGGCGGAGAACATCGCCCGCTACCGCGACCAACTGGACCGCATCGGCTTCAGTTTCGACTGGAGCCGCGAGGTGCGCACCAGCGACCCGGCCTATTACAAGTGGACGCAGTGGATCTTCCTGCAACTCTTCGACAGCTGGTACGACCACGGACAGCAGAAGGCGCGGCCCCTCGTCGAGCTGGTGGAGCGATTCGCACGGCAGGGGTGGGACGCTTCCGATACCTGCGTGCTTACCGGAGACATAGAAGAGGACCTTGAAGCATTCAGTGCCGCGGATTGGAACGCCTTCGAGGAGCGCACCCAACAGCGCATCCTGCAGCACTTCCGGCTGGCCTACCTGAGTGAGGCCTGGGTGAACTGGTGCCCCGCGCTGGGCACCGTGCTGGCCAACGATGAGGTGAAGGACGGCGTGAGCGAGCGCGGCGGCCATCCCGTGGAGCGCAAGCGCATGCCGCAGTGGAGCATGCGCATCACCGCCTACGCGCAGCGCCTGCTCGATGGATTGGACGGGTTGGACTGGAGCGATAGCATCAAGGAGGCGCAGCGCAACTGGATCGGCAGGAGCGAGGGTGCGCTCGTTCGCTTCAAGCTGAAGGATGCCATCGGTGATATCGAAGTATTCACCACCAGGCCCGACACCCTCTTCGGTGTCACCTTCGTCACCCTCGCCCCCGAGCACGAGTTGGTGGAGGTGATCACCCCCGCCGATCGCCGCGACGAGGTGATGGCCTACGTGAACACCGCGAAGAACCGCAGCGAGCGCGATCGCATGGCCGATGTGAAGAAGGTGAGCGGCGTGTTCACCGGGGCCTACGTTTCGCACCCGTTCACCGGCCAGGACATCCCCATTTGGGTGGGCGACTATGTGCTGGCCGGCTATGGCACCGGCGCGGTGATGGCCGTGCCCGGCGGCGACCAGCGCGACTGGAATTTCGCCACGCACTTCGGGCTGTCCATCGTGGCGGTGACCGAGGGTGCCGACATCACCCAGGGCGCCGACGAGAGCAAGGAAGGCACCATCTGCTCCGAGGGCTTTTTGAAGGGCACGCCCGTGAAGGAGGCCATCCCGCGCGCCATTGCGGAACTGGTGAAGCTGGGTGCCGGCGAGCGCCGCATCAATTTCCGTTTGCGCGATGCCGCCTTCGGCCGCCAGCGCTATTGGGGCGAGCCCATCCCCATCTACTACAAGGACGGTGTGCCCTGTGCGATGCCGGAAAGCGCACTGCCGCTGGAATTGCCCGAGGTGGACAAGTTCCTGCCCACAGCCGAAGGCGAACCACCGCTCGCGCGAGCCGCGAACTGGACCTACGAAGGCCATCCGCTGGAGACCACCACCATGCCCGGCTGGGCCGGCAGCAGCTGGTACTTCCTGCGCTACATGGACCCGAAGAACGAGGGCCGCTTCGCATCACCGGAGGCAATCGACTATTGGCAGCAAGTGGACCTGTACATGGGCGGCAGTGAGCACGCCACCGGCCACCTGCTCTACTTCCGCTTCTGGACCAAATTCCTGTACGACCGCGGCTGGATCCCCTTCGATGAGCCCGCCAAGAAGCTGGTGAACCAGGGGATGATCCAAGGGGTGTCGGCGAAGGCAACAGTGATCCTTGCGATTGATTGGAACCCGCGTGTGAACGCTGGTGAGGAAATACTCACTAGGAACGATCGGGGATTGCGCCCGATGATTTCGGAATCAATTGCTCGGGAACTCGACCAAACGGGTCATGCTGATGAACTGAGCACCCAATGGGGTAGCTATACAGGACAAACCCGAAGCTTCGCTTGGAACAAGGGCTCAGTCTATGTTCCCATTGACTACGTGGGAGAAAAGGACACTGTGGATGTCCAGAAGCTCACCCAAGACCCTTCGTTTTCAGAGTTTGAAGTGGTTACTGGGCCGGAGAGCGTCTTCATAGTTCGAAGAGAAGTCGAGAAAATGTCCAAGTCGAAGTTCAACGTGGTGAACCCCGACGACATCATTTCGAAGTACGGCGCCGACACCCTGCGGCTGTACGAGATGTTCCTGGGCCCCTTGGAGCAGAGCAAACCCTGGGACACCAACGGCATCGAGGGCACCTTCCGGTTCCTGAAGAAATTCTGGAACCTGTTCCACGGCGCCGATGATGCATTCACCGTTTCGGACGACGCCCCCACCAAACCCGAACTCAAGACCCTCCACGCCACCTTGAAGAAGGTGACCGAGGACATCGAGCGGATGAGCTTCAACACCAGCGTGGCGCAGTTCATGATCGCCGCCAATGAGCTGGTCGCGCTGAAGTGCAACAAGCGCGCGGTGCTGGAGCCGCTGGTGGTCGCCCTGGCGCCCTTCGCGCCGCACATCGCCGAGGAATTGTGGGAGCGGCTGGGACATACCACCAGCGTCACCGTGGCCGTTTGGCCCCAGTGGGACGCCCAATACCTGGTGGAGGACAACTTCAGCTACCCGATCAGCTTCAATGGCAAGACACGGCTGCAGCTGGAGTTCCCCGTCGCCCTGAGCCAGCAGGAGGTGGAGACCGCCGTGCTGGCCAACCCCGAGGTGCAGGCCCGCCTGGAGGGCAAGGCACCGAAGAAGGTGATCGTGGTGCCGAAGCGGATCGTGAACATTGTGGTATAG
- a CDS encoding peptidoglycan DD-metalloendopeptidase family protein has product MRKKGWMLTGAVLLLPVAYLLVGVDVRPKEEYVEPPMPETVDSVPLPPSAYGIPMSGFVLEQGVLRAGANLGGLLGEHGVPMTTVHELVELAKPHFDVRRMRSGQPYAFIFSDDNDHVPNHFVYESDAVEYVVFDLQDSLNVRVGRRPVRTVEGSVSVAVTGALYNDLSRAGADPMLALQLADVFAWTVDFHKIQKEDVFTVVYGQQEVDGRRHGMPRVTAARYTSGGRVLQAFLHEQEDGAQYFDEEGNSLRKAFLKAPLKFSRISSGFSGRRLHPVQKVMKAHLGTDYAAPYGTPILSVGDGVVETTGHTGGNGNFVKIRHNSVYSTQYLHMRKILVRQGQRVQQGDVIGEVGSTGLATGPHVCFRFWKNGRQVDHRKEEFPSAEPIAEAQRPAFERMRDGYVTRLDRLEAKGTQERLVSF; this is encoded by the coding sequence ATGCGCAAGAAGGGGTGGATGTTGACCGGTGCGGTGCTGCTGCTGCCCGTGGCCTACCTGCTGGTGGGCGTGGATGTGCGGCCCAAGGAGGAGTACGTGGAACCGCCGATGCCCGAAACCGTGGACAGCGTCCCACTGCCACCGAGTGCCTACGGCATCCCCATGTCGGGCTTCGTCCTGGAGCAAGGTGTACTGCGCGCAGGCGCCAACTTAGGCGGCTTGCTGGGCGAGCACGGCGTGCCGATGACCACCGTGCACGAGCTCGTGGAACTGGCCAAGCCGCACTTCGATGTGCGCCGCATGCGCAGCGGCCAGCCCTACGCCTTCATCTTCAGCGATGACAACGACCATGTGCCCAACCACTTCGTGTACGAGTCCGACGCGGTGGAGTACGTCGTCTTCGACCTGCAGGACAGCCTGAACGTGCGGGTGGGCCGGCGGCCGGTACGCACGGTCGAAGGCAGCGTTTCCGTGGCCGTGACCGGCGCATTGTACAACGATCTGTCGCGGGCCGGTGCCGATCCCATGCTGGCGCTGCAATTGGCCGACGTGTTCGCCTGGACGGTGGACTTCCACAAGATCCAGAAGGAAGACGTTTTCACCGTGGTCTATGGCCAGCAGGAGGTGGATGGACGCCGGCATGGCATGCCCCGCGTGACGGCCGCGCGTTACACCAGTGGCGGCCGCGTGCTGCAGGCGTTCCTGCATGAGCAGGAGGATGGCGCGCAATACTTCGATGAGGAGGGGAACAGTCTGCGCAAGGCGTTCCTGAAGGCGCCACTGAAGTTCAGCCGCATCTCCTCGGGCTTCAGTGGCCGGCGGCTGCACCCGGTGCAGAAGGTGATGAAGGCGCACCTGGGCACCGACTACGCCGCGCCCTACGGCACGCCCATCCTCAGCGTGGGCGATGGCGTGGTGGAGACCACGGGCCACACCGGCGGCAACGGCAACTTCGTGAAGATCCGGCACAACAGCGTGTACAGCACGCAATACCTGCACATGCGCAAGATCCTGGTGCGGCAGGGGCAGCGGGTGCAACAGGGCGATGTGATCGGTGAGGTGGGCAGCACGGGCCTGGCCACAGGACCGCACGTGTGTTTCCGCTTCTGGAAGAACGGCAGGCAGGTGGACCACCGCAAGGAGGAGTTCCCCAGTGCCGAACCCATAGCCGAAGCGCAACGGCCAGCCTTCGAGCGGATGCGCGACGGCTATGTCACGCGGCTCGACCGCCTGGAGGCGAAGGGTACTCAGGAGCGCTTGGTGAGCTTCTGA
- a CDS encoding undecaprenyl-diphosphate phosphatase, translating to MTFLEAIILAIIEGLTEFLPVSSTGHMIIGSTIMGIEQDDFVKLFTVAIQLGAILSVIVLYWQRFFQGPDLYMKLAVAIIPAVFAGFLLKKQIDLLLENVLVVGVALLVGGVVFLFIDRWVPGGQHGASRPITYRRAFLIGVFQCLAMVPGVSRSAATIIGGLTQGLTRKDAAEFSFFLAVPTMLGATVKSLFDYVQDGGALDNGHLGLFAVGNVVAFIVAVLAIKGFIAFLSDHGFRAFGWYRIVVGGAIVLMYLLDVPMRMV from the coding sequence ATGACCTTCCTGGAGGCGATCATCCTCGCGATCATCGAGGGCCTTACCGAATTCCTGCCCGTGAGCAGCACGGGACATATGATCATCGGCTCCACCATCATGGGCATCGAGCAGGACGATTTCGTCAAGCTCTTCACCGTGGCCATCCAACTTGGCGCCATCCTGTCGGTGATCGTGCTCTATTGGCAGCGATTCTTCCAGGGTCCGGACCTGTACATGAAGCTCGCCGTGGCCATCATTCCGGCCGTGTTCGCGGGCTTCCTTCTCAAGAAGCAGATCGACCTGTTGCTGGAAAATGTGCTGGTGGTGGGCGTGGCGCTGCTGGTGGGCGGTGTGGTCTTCCTATTCATAGACCGGTGGGTGCCTGGTGGACAGCATGGTGCGTCTCGGCCCATCACCTACCGGCGCGCCTTCCTCATCGGCGTGTTCCAATGCCTGGCCATGGTGCCCGGCGTGTCGCGTTCGGCGGCCACCATCATCGGCGGTCTCACCCAGGGCCTCACCCGCAAGGACGCCGCCGAGTTCAGCTTCTTCCTGGCCGTGCCCACCATGCTGGGCGCCACGGTGAAGAGCCTGTTTGATTATGTGCAGGATGGTGGCGCGCTGGACAACGGGCACCTCGGCCTTTTCGCCGTGGGCAATGTGGTGGCCTTCATCGTGGCCGTCCTCGCCATCAAGGGCTTCATCGCCTTCCTCAGCGACCACGGTTTCCGGGCTTTCGGCTGGTACCGCATCGTGGTGGGTGGCGCCATTGTGCTGATGTACCTGCTGGACGTGCCCATGCGCATGGTGTGA
- the ispG gene encoding (E)-4-hydroxy-3-methylbut-2-enyl-diphosphate synthase, producing MSVSTVAPWQYCPSLSRYERWRTRAVRIGSIGIGGDNPIRVQSMTTTDTMDTAATVAQSIRMIEAGCELVRITAPSKKDAENLAEIKTRLRAAGFDTPLVADIHFTPNAAETAARIVEKVRVNPGNYADKKRFDVREYTDAEYQAELDRIRTRFTPLVRICKEHGTAMRIGTNHGSLSDRILNRYGDTPLGMVESAMEFLRICRDEDFHEIVLSMKASNPQVMVQAYRLLVNHMMREGMNYPLHLGVTEAGDGEDGRIKSAVGIGALLEDGLGDTIRVSLTEEPEAEIPVARALADRYSTRRGDPIPEVQELPIDPFSHQRRHTREVLNIGARHVPVVMADLSAKERITPASLFSWGYAYSVPLDKWNLADQACDYAFIGKHRIGFEIPGTLGIVQEHATWLGDKDKERHYPQVSAKDYLAGMESHPQLNFIHCTLKELGPEFIAKVKSDATAVLLIDTWNDHGNAEQRRLFFELMDQGCDVPVVIGRAYGGITEEQLQLHASTDLGALLLDGLGDGVFIAPEGVGHDAAVNRLAFGILQATRTRISKTEYISCPSCGRTLFDLQETTARIRARTSHLKGVKIGIMGCIVNGPGEMADADFGYVGTGPGVITLYREKEVVKRNVPSAQAVDELIALIKEHGMWVEQVEG from the coding sequence ATGTCCGTCTCCACCGTCGCCCCCTGGCAGTACTGCCCCAGCTTGTCCCGCTATGAACGCTGGCGGACGCGCGCCGTGCGCATCGGCTCCATCGGCATCGGGGGCGACAATCCCATCCGGGTGCAGAGCATGACCACCACGGACACGATGGACACCGCGGCCACCGTGGCCCAGAGCATACGCATGATCGAGGCGGGCTGCGAACTGGTGCGCATCACGGCACCCAGCAAGAAGGACGCGGAGAATCTCGCCGAGATCAAGACTCGGTTGCGCGCGGCGGGTTTCGACACGCCCTTGGTGGCCGACATCCACTTCACGCCCAACGCCGCCGAGACGGCCGCCCGCATCGTGGAGAAGGTGCGCGTGAACCCCGGCAACTACGCCGACAAGAAGCGGTTCGACGTGCGCGAGTACACCGATGCCGAGTACCAGGCCGAACTGGACCGCATCCGAACGCGCTTCACGCCTTTGGTGCGCATCTGCAAGGAGCACGGCACGGCCATGCGCATCGGCACCAACCATGGCAGCCTCAGCGACCGTATCCTCAATCGCTACGGCGACACCCCGCTGGGCATGGTGGAGAGCGCGATGGAGTTCCTTCGCATCTGCCGCGATGAGGATTTCCACGAGATCGTCCTCAGCATGAAGGCCAGCAATCCGCAGGTGATGGTGCAGGCCTACCGCCTGCTGGTGAACCACATGATGCGCGAGGGGATGAACTACCCGCTGCACCTGGGCGTGACCGAGGCCGGCGATGGCGAGGATGGCCGCATCAAGAGCGCGGTGGGCATCGGCGCATTGCTGGAGGACGGGCTGGGCGACACCATCCGCGTAAGCCTCACCGAGGAGCCCGAGGCGGAGATACCCGTGGCCCGCGCGCTGGCCGACCGCTACAGTACACGGCGAGGCGACCCGATCCCCGAGGTGCAAGAGCTACCGATCGATCCCTTCAGCCACCAACGTCGCCATACTCGTGAAGTGCTCAACATCGGTGCGCGCCATGTACCGGTGGTGATGGCCGACCTCAGCGCCAAGGAGAGGATCACACCCGCCTCGCTCTTCAGCTGGGGCTATGCCTACAGTGTTCCCCTGGACAAGTGGAATCTGGCGGACCAGGCCTGCGACTATGCGTTCATCGGCAAGCACCGCATCGGCTTCGAGATCCCCGGCACGCTGGGCATCGTGCAGGAGCACGCCACCTGGCTGGGCGACAAGGACAAGGAGCGCCACTATCCGCAGGTGAGCGCGAAGGACTACCTCGCGGGGATGGAATCGCATCCGCAGCTGAACTTCATCCACTGCACACTGAAGGAACTGGGTCCGGAGTTCATCGCCAAGGTGAAGAGCGACGCGACCGCCGTACTGCTCATCGACACGTGGAACGATCACGGCAACGCCGAGCAGCGCCGCCTCTTCTTCGAGCTGATGGACCAAGGCTGTGATGTGCCGGTGGTGATCGGCCGCGCTTACGGCGGCATCACGGAGGAGCAATTGCAGCTGCACGCCAGCACGGACCTCGGCGCGCTGCTGCTGGATGGTCTGGGCGATGGCGTCTTCATCGCGCCCGAAGGCGTGGGCCACGATGCGGCCGTGAACCGGCTGGCCTTCGGCATCCTGCAGGCCACGCGCACGCGCATCAGCAAGACCGAGTACATCAGCTGCCCCAGTTGCGGCCGCACCCTCTTCGATCTGCAGGAGACCACCGCGCGGATACGCGCACGCACCAGCCATCTCAAGGGTGTCAAGATCGGGATCATGGGCTGCATCGTGAACGGCCCCGGCGAGATGGCCGACGCCGACTTCGGCTACGTGGGCACCGGCCCCGGTGTGATCACGCTCTACCGCGAGAAGGAAGTGGTGAAGCGCAACGTGCCCAGCGCACAGGCCGTGGACGAGTTGATCGCGCTGATCAAGGAGCACGGGATGTGGGTGGAGCAGGTGGAAGGTTGA
- the truB gene encoding tRNA pseudouridine(55) synthase TruB yields the protein MEQGRDPQAFAFDPEAGGLLLVDKPLTWTSFDVVGKLRGAMRIAAGRKIKVGHAGTLDPLASGLLILAYGPMTKMLTGMIGLPKTYAGTITLGQVTPSYDRETEPVPHGPWEHLDHAAIHAAFARFQGEVRQRPPAHSAKRFQGERAYFLARDEERAHLVEMAEVIVQIPRLEITSIRGAEVDFEVEVSKGTYIRSLAHDIGQALGSGAYLSALRRTRIGPYRVEDALAPAAWSERIAPHHPPKERGPVR from the coding sequence ATGGAACAGGGCCGGGATCCCCAAGCGTTCGCATTCGACCCCGAGGCCGGCGGCCTCCTTCTGGTGGACAAACCGCTCACCTGGACCAGCTTCGATGTGGTGGGCAAATTGCGCGGAGCCATGCGCATCGCCGCCGGGCGCAAGATCAAAGTGGGCCACGCCGGCACCCTGGATCCCCTGGCCAGCGGCCTGCTGATACTGGCGTACGGGCCCATGACCAAGATGTTGACCGGAATGATCGGGCTGCCGAAGACCTACGCGGGCACGATCACGCTGGGGCAGGTGACCCCCAGCTACGACCGCGAGACCGAGCCGGTGCCGCACGGGCCATGGGAACACCTGGACCATGCCGCGATCCATGCCGCTTTCGCGCGCTTCCAAGGCGAAGTGCGGCAACGCCCACCGGCCCACAGTGCCAAGCGATTCCAAGGCGAGCGCGCCTACTTCCTGGCCCGCGACGAAGAGCGCGCCCACTTGGTGGAAATGGCCGAAGTGATCGTCCAGATCCCCCGGCTGGAGATCACATCCATCCGCGGCGCCGAGGTGGACTTCGAAGTGGAGGTGAGCAAGGGCACCTACATACGTTCACTGGCGCACGACATCGGCCAGGCGCTGGGCAGCGGGGCCTACTTGAGCGCTTTGCGGCGCACCCGCATAGGCCCCTACCGGGTAGAGGATGCCCTGGCACCTGCGGCCTGGTCGGAACGGATCGCCCCACACCATCCGCCCAAGGAGCGTGGACCGGTTCGTTGA
- a CDS encoding DUF3108 domain-containing protein, whose protein sequence is MARTSTLILCGLGLCTLGFTQVGGPAVAGNAPPAESPAKETLPLRSIRHDAFRPGEKLTYVVHYGFINAGEAVVELRDMPRTINGRKVWQAVGTGRSLGAFNTFYKVDDHYSSVFDAEGVFPWVFSRSVSEGGYEFKQDYVYHQHKRQVTTQRERTHDVPPSVQDMLSAFYYARTIDFSRATPGDIYVIDCFLDDELWPLRMKYIGRETIKLRNGTYKCLKFQPVVQEGRIFKGNNDLNVWVTDDGNRIPVLVQAKVLVGSIKMQLTGYEGLAHPIAKN, encoded by the coding sequence ATGGCACGCACTTCCACCCTGATCCTGTGCGGGCTCGGCTTGTGTACGCTGGGCTTCACGCAAGTTGGTGGCCCTGCGGTCGCGGGCAACGCCCCTCCGGCCGAAAGCCCTGCCAAGGAGACACTGCCGCTGCGCAGCATACGCCACGATGCCTTCCGCCCCGGCGAGAAGCTCACCTACGTGGTCCACTACGGGTTCATCAATGCCGGTGAGGCCGTGGTGGAACTGCGCGACATGCCGCGCACGATCAACGGCCGCAAGGTGTGGCAGGCCGTGGGCACGGGCCGCAGCCTGGGCGCCTTCAACACCTTCTACAAGGTGGACGACCACTACAGCAGCGTATTCGACGCCGAGGGGGTCTTCCCTTGGGTCTTCAGCCGCAGCGTGAGCGAGGGCGGCTACGAGTTCAAGCAGGACTACGTGTACCACCAGCACAAACGGCAGGTGACCACCCAGCGCGAACGCACGCATGATGTGCCGCCCAGCGTGCAGGACATGCTCAGCGCCTTCTACTACGCCCGCACGATCGACTTCAGCCGCGCCACGCCCGGTGACATCTACGTGATCGACTGTTTCCTGGACGATGAGTTGTGGCCATTGCGCATGAAGTACATCGGCCGGGAGACCATCAAGCTGCGCAATGGCACGTACAAGTGCCTGAAGTTCCAGCCGGTGGTGCAGGAGGGCCGCATCTTCAAGGGCAACAACGACCTGAATGTGTGGGTGACCGACGACGGCAACCGCATCCCGGTGCTGGTGCAGGCCAAGGTGCTCGTGGGCTCCATCAAGATGCAGCTCACCGGCTACGAGGGGCTGGCACACCCCATCGCGAAGAACTGA